A DNA window from Thiopseudomonas alkaliphila contains the following coding sequences:
- a CDS encoding methionine ABC transporter permease: protein MADFFSNVDWYEIWQASLDTLIMLGASLLFIIPLGLFIGIVLFLTAPNQLFANGKLYGVLSFVVNVVRSLPFIILLIAMIPFTVMITGTSLGVMGAIPPLVIGTTPFFARLVETALREVDKGIIEATQAMGATTRQIISSALLPEALPGIIAAITVTAITLISYTAMAGLVGAGGLGDLAVRYGYQRFQDDVMLVTVVLLVVIVQIIQSVGDRLVVHFSRK, encoded by the coding sequence ATGGCTGATTTTTTTAGTAACGTTGATTGGTATGAAATTTGGCAGGCTAGCCTAGATACTTTAATTATGTTGGGTGCCTCTTTGCTCTTTATTATTCCGTTGGGATTGTTCATCGGCATCGTGTTATTTTTGACTGCGCCCAATCAATTATTCGCTAATGGCAAGCTGTATGGAGTGTTATCGTTCGTGGTGAACGTAGTGCGCTCTTTGCCGTTTATTATTTTATTGATTGCGATGATTCCCTTTACCGTGATGATTACCGGTACTTCGCTAGGAGTAATGGGGGCTATTCCGCCCTTGGTAATAGGGACAACGCCGTTTTTTGCCCGCTTAGTAGAAACGGCACTGCGTGAAGTGGATAAAGGGATTATTGAGGCAACCCAAGCCATGGGTGCTACCACTCGACAGATTATCAGCAGTGCTTTATTGCCTGAGGCTTTGCCGGGAATTATTGCCGCGATTACAGTGACGGCGATTACGCTGATTTCTTACACCGCGATGGCTGGTTTAGTAGGAGCAGGTGGTCTTGGAGATTTAGCTGTACGTTATGGCTACCAACGCTTTCAGGATGATGTCATGCTGGTAACCGTGGTGTTACTGGTAGTGATTGTGCAGATTATCCAAAGTGTGGGTGATCGCTTAGTGGTTCATTTTTCGCGTAAGTAA
- a CDS encoding MetQ/NlpA family ABC transporter substrate-binding protein, producing the protein MKKLWLAIAAASTLIGSAHAASLTVAATPVPHAEILEFVKPQLAKQGIELEVKVFTDYVQPNVQVAEGRLDANFFQHQPYLDEFNATKKTNLVSVAGIHIEPFGAYSAKLKSLEELPNKANVVIPNDATNGGRALLLLQQAGVLKLKEGAGITATPKDIADNPKQIKVRELEAATLPRVLNQVDVALINTNYALEAKLNPQKDALVIEGADSPYVNIVVTREDHTQDDAIQQLVKALETEEVKNFINEKYQGAVVPVF; encoded by the coding sequence ATGAAAAAATTATGGTTAGCCATTGCTGCCGCCAGCACCTTAATCGGTTCGGCCCATGCAGCAAGCTTAACAGTAGCCGCAACACCTGTGCCCCACGCTGAGATTTTAGAGTTTGTAAAACCACAGCTAGCAAAACAAGGCATTGAGCTGGAGGTTAAGGTATTTACCGATTACGTACAGCCCAACGTTCAGGTGGCTGAAGGACGCTTAGATGCTAACTTCTTCCAGCATCAACCCTATTTAGATGAGTTTAATGCAACTAAGAAAACCAACTTAGTCAGTGTTGCAGGCATTCATATCGAGCCATTTGGCGCTTATTCAGCCAAGCTTAAATCCCTTGAAGAGCTGCCAAATAAAGCCAATGTGGTGATTCCTAATGATGCTACCAATGGTGGTCGTGCGTTATTGTTATTACAGCAAGCGGGCGTGCTTAAGCTAAAAGAAGGTGCAGGGATCACTGCCACTCCAAAAGATATCGCTGATAACCCCAAGCAAATTAAAGTGCGCGAGCTAGAAGCTGCGACCTTGCCACGGGTATTAAATCAGGTAGATGTGGCGTTGATTAATACCAACTACGCGCTAGAAGCCAAGCTTAATCCGCAAAAAGATGCGTTAGTGATTGAGGGTGCCGATTCACCTTATGTGAATATCGTGGTAACCCGTGAAGATCACACCCAAGACGATGCGATTCAGCAGCTAGTAAAAGCCTTAGAAACTGAAGAAGTGAAAAACTTTATCAATGAAAAGTATCAAGGAGCGGTGGTTCCAGTCTTTTAA
- a CDS encoding OsmC family protein — MQATVKWVDGVQFVAESGSGHAVVMDGPPEFGGRNMGVRPMEMVLMGLGGCSSFDVINILQKSRQQVVSCEAQLQAERAETEPKVFTKINLHFVVKGHELKPSVVQRAVDLSAEKYCSASIMLSNGGVEITHSLEILAADA; from the coding sequence ATGCAAGCAACAGTTAAGTGGGTAGATGGCGTACAGTTTGTGGCTGAGAGTGGCAGTGGTCATGCCGTTGTTATGGATGGTCCACCAGAGTTTGGTGGACGTAATATGGGCGTGCGACCAATGGAAATGGTGCTAATGGGGTTAGGTGGTTGCAGCAGCTTTGATGTGATTAATATTTTGCAGAAATCACGCCAGCAGGTAGTAAGCTGTGAAGCTCAGTTACAAGCTGAACGGGCAGAAACCGAGCCTAAAGTTTTTACTAAGATCAATTTACACTTTGTGGTTAAAGGCCATGAGCTGAAACCCAGTGTGGTACAGCGTGCGGTTGATTTATCGGCAGAAAAATACTGTTCAGCTTCGATTATGCTCAGTAATGGTGGCGTGGAAATTACCCATTCGCTAGAGATTTTAGCAGCCGATGCTTGA
- the speD gene encoding adenosylmethionine decarboxylase: MTSKLRLHGFNNLTKTLSFNIYDISYAQTTDDQQAYVAYINREYDAERLTQILTDVVDIIGANILNIARQDYEPQGASVTILISEQPVEPTASQIEESPGPLPETVLAHLDKSHITVHTYPEVHPVDGIATFRVDIDVSTCGVISPLKALNYLIHQFDSDIVTVDYRVRGFTRDVEGRKHFIDHEINSIQNYLTDVTRADYQMTDVNVYQENLFHTKMLLKNFELDDYLFGDASRNLSYEQRRDVEQRLRHEMLEIFYGRNMPY; this comes from the coding sequence GTGACTAGTAAACTTCGGCTGCATGGGTTTAATAACCTAACCAAAACCCTAAGCTTTAATATCTATGATATTAGCTATGCTCAAACCACGGACGATCAGCAAGCCTATGTGGCTTATATTAATCGCGAATACGACGCGGAACGCTTAACGCAAATTTTGACCGATGTGGTGGATATTATTGGCGCTAATATTCTTAATATTGCCCGCCAAGATTATGAACCCCAGGGTGCCAGTGTCACCATTTTGATTTCTGAGCAGCCAGTTGAGCCAACAGCAAGCCAAATTGAAGAGTCGCCAGGTCCATTGCCGGAAACTGTGCTGGCCCACTTAGATAAAAGCCATATCACTGTGCATACCTACCCAGAAGTGCACCCGGTAGATGGTATTGCTACGTTCCGAGTGGATATTGATGTATCGACTTGCGGTGTGATCTCGCCACTGAAAGCGCTGAACTATCTCATCCATCAGTTTGATTCTGATATTGTCACTGTTGACTATCGCGTGCGTGGTTTTACTCGTGATGTTGAGGGACGTAAGCACTTTATTGATCACGAAATTAACTCGATTCAGAACTACTTAACAGACGTTACCCGCGCTGACTACCAAATGACAGACGTGAACGTTTATCAAGAAAACCTGTTTCACACTAAAATGCTGTTGAAAAACTTTGAGCTAGATGACTATTTATTTGGTGATGCCAGTCGCAATCTATCTTATGAGCAGCGTCGTGACGTTGAGCAGCGCTTACGCCATGAAATGCTAGAGATTTTCTACGGCCGTAATATGCCTTACTAA
- the coq7 gene encoding 2-polyprenyl-3-methyl-6-methoxy-1,4-benzoquinone monooxygenase encodes MANQRHYSPFDRLLLQADAALKTLLPQSNTSTRPSPAHLAQEAELTESKRRHTLGLMRINHTGEVCAQGLYQGQALTARLPEIRSAMERAADEEIDHLVWCEERIHQLGGHTSVLNPLFYGLSFGIGAGAGLISDRISLGFVAATEEQVCKHLDDHLTQLAPEDQKSRAILEQMRTDEEEHATGALAAGGIRFPTPVKWGMSQIAKVMTKATYRI; translated from the coding sequence ATGGCTAATCAACGTCACTATTCACCTTTCGATCGCTTGCTACTGCAGGCGGATGCTGCCTTAAAGACCTTGCTTCCGCAAAGCAACACCTCAACCCGCCCTTCGCCCGCCCATTTAGCTCAAGAAGCTGAGCTAACCGAATCAAAGCGGCGCCATACCTTAGGTCTAATGCGCATTAATCACACCGGCGAAGTCTGCGCTCAAGGCCTGTACCAAGGCCAAGCTTTGACTGCACGCTTGCCAGAAATACGCTCAGCCATGGAGCGCGCGGCTGATGAAGAAATTGATCACCTAGTCTGGTGTGAGGAGCGTATCCATCAACTGGGGGGGCATACCAGTGTATTGAATCCTCTATTTTATGGTTTATCTTTTGGTATTGGCGCTGGGGCTGGTTTAATTAGCGATCGTATCAGCTTAGGTTTTGTTGCTGCCACTGAAGAGCAAGTCTGTAAGCATTTAGATGATCACCTGACTCAGTTGGCCCCTGAAGATCAAAAAAGCCGCGCAATTTTAGAGCAAATGCGTACCGATGAAGAAGAACATGCTACCGGCGCTTTAGCTGCTGGCGGAATTCGTTTCCCAACTCCGGTGAAATGGGGTATGAGCCAAATTGCTAAAGTGATGACTAAAGCTACTTACCGTATTTAG
- a CDS encoding histidine triad nucleotide-binding protein, translating into MDCLFCKIIEGDIPSNKIYEDELVYAFHDIAPQAPVHFLVIPKKHITTLNDLTEADRELAGHILYTAQRLANELGCDAGYRVVMNCNEHGGQTVYHIHLHVLGQRQLEWPPG; encoded by the coding sequence ATGGATTGTTTGTTTTGTAAGATTATTGAAGGCGATATTCCCTCCAATAAAATTTACGAAGATGAATTAGTGTACGCTTTTCATGACATAGCGCCGCAAGCTCCGGTGCATTTTTTAGTGATTCCTAAAAAACATATCACCACTCTCAATGACTTAACCGAAGCCGACCGTGAACTGGCAGGGCATATTTTATATACCGCCCAGCGTTTAGCTAATGAACTTGGCTGTGATGCAGGCTATCGCGTGGTGATGAACTGCAATGAGCATGGCGGCCAAACAGTGTACCATATTCATTTACATGTACTTGGTCAGCGTCAATTGGAGTGGCCTCCAGGCTAG
- the hemJ gene encoding protoporphyrinogen oxidase HemJ, translated as MAYLWFKALHLIAMVCWFAGLFYLPRLFVYHAASTDSISQERFQIMERKLYRGIMNPSMIATLVFGGLMLYLNPSWFQSGWLHAKLTLIVLLVGYHHVCGAMLKKFANNANTKSHVFYRWFNEIPVIFLLAIIILAVLKPF; from the coding sequence GTGGCCTATCTTTGGTTTAAAGCACTGCACTTGATTGCAATGGTGTGCTGGTTTGCAGGACTCTTCTACTTACCACGATTATTTGTCTATCATGCAGCTAGCACCGATAGCATCAGCCAAGAGCGCTTCCAGATTATGGAGCGCAAACTCTATCGTGGCATTATGAACCCCTCAATGATTGCCACCTTGGTGTTTGGTGGTTTAATGCTGTATTTAAATCCATCGTGGTTTCAATCAGGCTGGTTGCACGCCAAACTTACTTTAATTGTGCTGTTGGTTGGCTATCACCACGTGTGTGGCGCCATGCTGAAAAAATTCGCTAATAACGCCAACACTAAAAGCCATGTCTTTTATCGCTGGTTTAATGAGATTCCAGTCATTTTTTTACTGGCGATTATTATTTTAGCCGTCTTGAAACCTTTTTAA
- the argC gene encoding N-acetyl-gamma-glutamyl-phosphate reductase: MIKVGIVGGTGYTGVELLRLLALHPQAEVSVITSRSEDGVKVADMYPNLRDYYPELTFSNPSAKELGQCDAVFFATPHGVAHGLAAELLAEGTKVLDLSADFRLENIAEWEQWYGQTHGAPELVTEAVYGLPEVNREAIKQARLIAVPGCYPTAVQLGWLPLVEAGLVSGPMIASCASGVSGAGRGTKLGSLFCEATENMMAYAVTGHRHLPEIKQGLRRASGGQNFDVTFTPHLVPMIRGIHASLYATVQDRTVDLQQLFEQYYQHEQFVDVLPAGINPQTRSVRGANYCRLAVYRPQDGDTVVVLSVIDNLVKGASGQAIQNLNILFGWPENSGLESVALMP; this comes from the coding sequence GTGATTAAAGTCGGCATTGTGGGTGGAACAGGGTATACCGGCGTAGAACTGCTGCGCTTATTAGCACTGCATCCGCAGGCTGAGGTAAGTGTGATCACTTCGCGCTCAGAAGATGGCGTTAAAGTAGCTGATATGTACCCTAACTTGCGTGACTATTATCCTGAGCTAACGTTTTCTAATCCATCGGCTAAAGAGCTTGGACAGTGTGATGCGGTATTTTTTGCTACACCCCATGGCGTAGCCCATGGCTTAGCCGCTGAATTATTAGCTGAGGGTACCAAAGTGCTTGATCTCTCAGCTGACTTTCGCCTAGAAAATATTGCCGAGTGGGAGCAGTGGTATGGACAAACCCATGGTGCTCCAGAATTAGTGACAGAAGCTGTTTATGGCTTACCCGAAGTTAATCGGGAAGCCATTAAGCAAGCCCGTTTAATTGCAGTGCCAGGCTGCTATCCCACTGCGGTACAGCTGGGTTGGTTGCCGTTAGTTGAGGCCGGCTTAGTTTCTGGTCCGATGATTGCTAGCTGTGCGTCGGGTGTGAGTGGTGCAGGGCGTGGCACTAAGTTGGGCTCACTCTTTTGTGAGGCAACGGAAAATATGATGGCGTATGCAGTAACTGGCCATCGCCACTTACCTGAAATTAAACAAGGTTTACGTCGTGCCAGTGGTGGTCAAAATTTTGACGTAACCTTTACGCCGCATCTAGTGCCTATGATTCGGGGAATTCACGCCAGCTTATACGCCACAGTTCAAGATCGCACCGTGGATCTGCAGCAGCTATTTGAGCAGTATTATCAACACGAGCAGTTCGTTGATGTTTTACCTGCGGGTATAAATCCACAAACCCGTTCAGTGCGAGGAGCCAATTACTGTAGGTTAGCCGTTTATCGTCCACAGGATGGCGATACCGTGGTAGTGCTTTCGGTGATTGATAACTTGGTCAAAGGAGCTTCGGGTCAAGCGATTCAGAACTTAAATATTTTATTTGGTTGGCCTGAAAATAGCGGCTTAGAGTCGGTAGCGCTCATGCCTTAA
- the erpA gene encoding iron-sulfur cluster insertion protein ErpA, which yields MSVEAFVPAAMHFTANAANKVKTLITEEGNPELKLRVFITGGGCSGFQYGFTFDEELAEDDTLIERDGVALVIDPMSYQYLEGAEVDYQEGLEGSRFVINNPNATTTCGCGSSFSI from the coding sequence ATGAGTGTTGAAGCCTTCGTTCCTGCTGCCATGCATTTTACTGCCAATGCAGCGAACAAAGTTAAAACCTTGATTACAGAAGAAGGTAATCCAGAGTTAAAACTGCGGGTATTTATTACCGGCGGTGGTTGCTCAGGTTTTCAGTATGGCTTTACGTTTGATGAAGAGCTCGCTGAAGATGACACCTTAATTGAGCGTGATGGCGTGGCCTTAGTGATTGACCCTATGAGCTATCAATACTTAGAAGGGGCCGAGGTGGATTATCAAGAAGGGTTAGAGGGTTCACGTTTCGTGATCAATAACCCAAATGCCACCACTACCTGTGGCTGCGGCTCTTCATTCTCGATTTAA
- a CDS encoding anhydro-N-acetylmuramic acid kinase has protein sequence MSPSNLYLGIMSGTSLDGLDIALIQQEASTTQLVASFFVAMPSTLRQTLLRLSASGDNELALAAQAANQWVELAAQGILQLLEQQQISPQAIAAIGSHGQTVRHEPEQGFTIQIDNPALLAELTGITVVADFRRRDVAAGGQGAPLVPAFHHQLFTHQLNAPGAVLNIGGFSNLSLMASNQPVTGFDCGPGNALMDLWIQQHQGQAYDAAGQWAASGTLQPALLEAMLSEAFFHSTGPKSTGRELFNWPWLTQHLAQFPDLPAADVQATLLELTAKSCADALLQAMPEAEKLLVCGGGAHNLYLLQRLQHHLPRCTVSTTDTVGIPADWIEAMAFAWLAYCCLEGIPGNRPEVTGAKGLRILGGIYPA, from the coding sequence ATGAGCCCCTCCAATCTGTACCTCGGTATTATGTCGGGCACCAGCCTTGATGGGCTCGACATTGCATTAATCCAACAAGAAGCTAGCACTACGCAATTAGTCGCTAGCTTTTTTGTTGCCATGCCCAGCACCTTACGCCAAACCTTATTACGCCTATCGGCCAGCGGTGACAATGAACTCGCCTTAGCTGCACAAGCGGCCAATCAATGGGTTGAGTTAGCTGCTCAAGGGATCTTGCAGCTGCTAGAACAACAACAAATTAGTCCGCAAGCCATCGCTGCGATTGGTAGCCATGGTCAAACCGTACGGCATGAACCCGAGCAAGGTTTTACCATTCAAATTGATAACCCTGCTCTTTTAGCCGAGCTTACTGGAATCACTGTAGTGGCCGACTTTAGGCGGCGAGATGTTGCAGCGGGCGGTCAAGGTGCACCACTAGTACCAGCCTTTCATCACCAATTATTTACTCACCAGTTGAATGCGCCCGGTGCCGTACTCAATATTGGCGGCTTCAGCAACCTAAGTTTGATGGCGTCCAATCAGCCGGTCACTGGCTTTGATTGCGGCCCTGGTAATGCATTAATGGATCTTTGGATCCAGCAACATCAAGGCCAAGCCTATGACGCTGCAGGACAATGGGCTGCTAGCGGCACACTGCAACCGGCGCTACTTGAAGCGATGCTCAGTGAAGCTTTTTTCCATAGCACTGGCCCCAAAAGTACTGGACGGGAACTGTTTAATTGGCCTTGGCTAACCCAGCACCTAGCGCAATTTCCAGACTTACCCGCTGCAGATGTACAGGCAACGTTGCTAGAACTCACCGCCAAAAGCTGTGCTGATGCGTTGCTGCAAGCAATGCCAGAGGCCGAAAAACTTTTAGTATGTGGCGGTGGCGCGCATAACTTATATTTATTACAGCGGTTACAGCACCATTTACCGCGCTGCACTGTTAGCACAACCGATACTGTAGGCATTCCAGCCGACTGGATTGAGGCTATGGCCTTTGCATGGTTAGCCTATTGTTGCCTAGAAGGAATTCCCGGCAATCGCCCTGAAGTGACGGGCGCTAAAGGCTTACGAATACTCGGAGGGATTTACCCTGCGTAA
- a CDS encoding peptidoglycan DD-metalloendopeptidase family protein encodes MTKPKPANAGSYPKQHLLAVSGIAAILSLTFIIFPSTEVEAKKTYLNLDFDTSYVEKPYTALNPANGVSELKLNPFTDRLEVSRYQPTDNAFSLAAELAASETEKKSGPSTQTITVNSGDTLSSIFANLGLSSSALNQLLREDKQAQRFTKLKVGQTLSVQLDEQGQLLSMSTDVSRLESIYIEREAAAEKYKFKSEKLVPTIEQAVATGTVKTSLNAAARTAGLPQKVATELSNIFRYDVDFAKDIRAGDSFELVYEKHTLDGELISTGKILAARFTNRGKTYTAVRYAQGDGQAAYYTADGKSMRKAFIRTPVEFARISSRFNPGRKHPILNKIRAHNGVDYAAPRGTPIKATGDGVITHAGRRGGYGNTVIIKHGQSYQTLYAHMHGFAKGISNGSRVRQGQIIGYVGTTGLSTGPHLHYEFQVNGVHVDPLSQRLPTADPLTGKEKQRFLSMTQPLFAKIDQHKDTLLAKK; translated from the coding sequence ATGACCAAGCCCAAGCCAGCCAACGCAGGGAGCTACCCCAAGCAGCATCTTTTAGCTGTTAGCGGGATTGCTGCCATTCTTAGCTTAACTTTTATTATTTTTCCATCTACAGAAGTTGAAGCTAAAAAAACCTATTTAAATCTAGACTTCGACACTTCTTACGTCGAAAAACCTTATACCGCTCTAAACCCAGCCAATGGGGTAAGTGAACTAAAGCTCAATCCTTTTACTGATCGGTTAGAAGTTTCTCGCTATCAACCTACAGACAATGCGTTTTCCCTCGCCGCAGAGTTAGCTGCAAGTGAGACCGAAAAGAAGTCTGGCCCGTCTACCCAAACTATTACAGTTAATAGTGGCGACACCCTGTCCAGCATCTTTGCTAATTTAGGCCTCAGTTCTAGTGCATTAAATCAGCTGTTACGCGAAGATAAGCAGGCTCAACGCTTTACTAAGCTAAAAGTTGGTCAGACCTTATCCGTGCAATTAGATGAACAAGGCCAGCTGCTGTCTATGAGCACCGATGTTAGCCGCCTTGAAAGCATCTACATTGAGCGCGAAGCGGCGGCGGAAAAATACAAGTTCAAAAGCGAAAAGCTAGTGCCTACCATTGAGCAAGCAGTAGCTACTGGCACTGTAAAAACCTCGCTGAATGCAGCAGCACGCACTGCAGGCCTGCCACAAAAAGTCGCTACCGAACTCTCTAATATTTTTCGCTACGATGTAGACTTTGCTAAAGATATTCGTGCCGGTGACAGCTTTGAATTGGTCTACGAAAAGCACACGCTGGATGGTGAACTGATCAGCACCGGTAAAATATTAGCTGCACGCTTCACTAACCGTGGCAAAACTTACACCGCGGTACGCTATGCACAAGGTGATGGGCAAGCTGCCTACTACACCGCTGACGGCAAAAGCATGCGTAAAGCTTTCATCCGCACTCCGGTTGAGTTTGCACGGATCAGCTCACGGTTTAATCCTGGCCGTAAGCACCCCATCTTAAACAAGATTCGCGCCCATAACGGGGTTGATTATGCCGCACCTCGTGGCACGCCGATCAAAGCAACCGGTGATGGCGTTATTACCCATGCTGGCCGCCGCGGTGGTTATGGCAACACCGTGATCATTAAACACGGACAAAGTTATCAAACGCTGTATGCTCATATGCACGGTTTTGCCAAAGGAATTAGTAATGGCAGCCGTGTGCGTCAAGGCCAAATTATTGGCTACGTTGGTACCACAGGGCTGTCTACTGGGCCACATTTACATTATGAGTTTCAAGTGAATGGTGTGCATGTGGACCCCTTAAGCCAACGTTTACCCACTGCTGACCCATTAACTGGAAAAGAAAAGCAGCGTTTCCTTAGCATGACACAACCGTTGTTTGCCAAAATTGATCAGCATAAAGATACGCTACTGGCTAAAAAATGA
- the tyrS gene encoding tyrosine--tRNA ligase has product MMTVDEQLALLKRGAENVWVESELREKLASGKQLRVKAGFDPTAPDLHLGHTVVINKLRQFQELGHKVLFLIGDFTGSIGDPSGKSTTRPPLTREQVLANAETYKEQVFKILDPALTEVVFNSEWLDQLKPADLIRLASRYTVARMLEREDFHNRYTTNQPIAIHEFLYPLIQGYDSVALEADIELGGTDQTFNVLMGRELQRSYDKTPQCVITMPLLEGLDGVNKMSKSLGNYVGIQEAPGTMYTKLLSMPDELIWRYYELLSFRPMAEIEQLQKEMAEGRNPRDIKIELAHELIARFHGDEAAANAHKSAGNRLADGELPDDLPEIELQVEDALPISAVLNQAGLVKNSAAARDLLNAGSVKVDGQVVDREFVCQLDQAYICQAGKKSFAKITLRK; this is encoded by the coding sequence ATGATGACAGTTGACGAGCAGTTAGCGCTATTAAAGCGCGGAGCTGAAAATGTATGGGTAGAATCTGAATTACGCGAGAAGTTAGCCAGTGGCAAACAGTTGCGCGTAAAAGCAGGTTTTGATCCAACGGCTCCTGACCTACACTTAGGTCATACCGTGGTAATCAACAAGTTGCGTCAATTTCAAGAGTTAGGCCATAAAGTATTATTCTTGATTGGCGATTTCACCGGTAGCATCGGTGATCCCAGTGGTAAAAGTACTACTCGTCCGCCATTGACTCGCGAGCAAGTGCTAGCCAATGCGGAAACCTATAAAGAGCAAGTGTTTAAAATTTTAGATCCGGCATTAACTGAAGTGGTATTTAACTCCGAATGGTTAGATCAGTTAAAGCCAGCAGATCTGATTCGCTTAGCTTCCCGTTATACCGTAGCGCGGATGCTGGAGCGTGAGGATTTCCACAATCGCTATACCACTAATCAGCCCATTGCGATCCATGAGTTTTTGTATCCTTTAATCCAAGGTTACGACTCGGTAGCGCTGGAGGCAGATATTGAGCTGGGTGGTACCGACCAAACCTTTAACGTATTAATGGGGCGTGAGTTGCAGCGTTCCTATGACAAAACTCCGCAATGCGTGATCACCATGCCACTCTTAGAAGGGTTGGATGGGGTAAACAAGATGTCGAAGTCGCTCGGCAACTATGTTGGTATCCAGGAAGCACCAGGTACTATGTACACTAAATTGCTTTCCATGCCAGACGAGCTGATTTGGCGTTACTACGAGTTACTTAGCTTCCGGCCAATGGCTGAAATTGAGCAGCTACAAAAAGAAATGGCTGAAGGGCGTAATCCTCGCGACATCAAAATCGAATTAGCGCATGAGCTTATTGCTCGCTTCCATGGCGATGAAGCTGCAGCTAATGCTCATAAGTCAGCGGGTAACCGCTTGGCTGATGGTGAGTTGCCAGACGATCTACCTGAGATTGAGTTGCAGGTAGAAGATGCGCTACCTATTAGTGCGGTGTTGAATCAAGCAGGTTTAGTTAAAAACTCAGCAGCAGCGCGCGATCTGTTAAATGCAGGGAGCGTAAAAGTCGATGGTCAGGTAGTGGATCGAGAGTTCGTCTGCCAGTTGGATCAAGCTTATATCTGCCAAGCAGGTAAGAAGTCCTTCGCTAAAATCACCCTGAGAAAATAA
- the birA gene encoding bifunctional biotin--[acetyl-CoA-carboxylase] ligase/biotin operon repressor BirA — MFQLLQLLNDGQYHSGEAIGKHLGISRAAVWKRIEALELSMGLPVERLKGKGYRLPQGQWLLDQALIELAVAMPVTVYQSTDSTNQAATHLLAKQAAPFLVLAEQQTAGRGRRGRDWVSPPAQNIYLSLVWPVKHSFAQLEGLSLVVGLALYRVLKQRLPELELGLKWPNDLLLNGSKCAGILLEIVGDPSDKCHVIIGVGINVNMQQAEIDQAWTSLREAGQQLLNRNQLVQQFIVELQGMLEQHFSQGFSGFREEWQRANSWQGQAVSVSTASQVIHGQLAGVADTGGLIVTLDSGEQRVFSGGEISLRKQHDS, encoded by the coding sequence ATGTTTCAGTTACTGCAGTTACTTAATGATGGTCAGTATCACTCTGGTGAGGCAATTGGTAAGCACCTAGGTATCTCTCGGGCGGCAGTCTGGAAGCGGATTGAAGCACTGGAGCTGAGCATGGGGCTGCCAGTTGAACGCTTGAAAGGTAAAGGCTATCGTCTACCACAGGGGCAATGGCTGCTCGATCAGGCATTGATTGAGCTGGCGGTAGCGATGCCGGTAACGGTGTATCAGAGCACTGACTCCACTAACCAAGCAGCAACCCATTTGCTGGCTAAACAAGCCGCGCCTTTTTTAGTATTGGCCGAGCAGCAAACTGCCGGCCGAGGCCGACGTGGGCGAGACTGGGTAAGTCCGCCGGCGCAAAATATTTATCTCAGTTTAGTGTGGCCTGTGAAACACAGCTTTGCCCAGTTAGAAGGTTTGAGCTTAGTCGTTGGCTTGGCGTTATATCGGGTCTTGAAGCAGCGATTGCCTGAGCTGGAGCTAGGACTTAAGTGGCCTAATGACTTACTGCTCAATGGTAGTAAGTGTGCTGGTATTTTGCTGGAAATCGTTGGTGATCCTTCAGACAAGTGTCATGTCATTATTGGTGTTGGTATTAATGTCAATATGCAGCAGGCTGAGATTGACCAAGCTTGGACTTCATTGCGTGAGGCAGGTCAGCAGTTACTAAATCGCAATCAGCTGGTGCAGCAGTTTATTGTTGAGCTGCAAGGCATGCTTGAGCAGCACTTTAGTCAAGGCTTTAGTGGTTTTCGAGAAGAGTGGCAGCGTGCCAATAGTTGGCAGGGGCAAGCTGTTAGTGTGTCAACCGCCAGTCAAGTGATTCATGGCCAGTTAGCGGGAGTAGCCGATACCGGGGGCTTGATCGTAACGCTAGACAGTGGTGAGCAGCGGGTATTTAGCGGTGGTGAAATCAGTTTGCGGAAACAACATGATTCTTGA